In Syngnathoides biaculeatus isolate LvHL_M chromosome 5, ASM1980259v1, whole genome shotgun sequence, the following are encoded in one genomic region:
- the syt16 gene encoding synaptotagmin-16 isoform X3, which yields MGAVLARRSSSSRVGGGSRSSLSFKGWPAGGSPKITFVLFCVRQVEGSGVDGGGGGGVQSSSDSDNHLTERFEISASSFGGAEQAHSGEESSTREEADGQRNPLDKAQGAPQQQSSLAATEESAAPSAAKPPTTEDNSEDPEAGCRKTADAWNQNPNQGPRTTNAAGSSPRRPVSKCCDLLVSLEYRGAAQELLVTVASARDLPDRRRGGADAWRVHVVLLPAKKQRRKTVLRRPAGAEGAAALDFNQTFALTPVEASSLPAAALRFRVYALEGMVSRRRMMGEKVLPLTGVDPAGGTADFRLVLGPRHDVEGADSEPGPAASPTQSAAPELLMGLSYTSATGRMSVEVVKGSRFGNWAAGGAPGTRVRPPVSTIHAVFVVVHLASDTFARLTLLNSAGVEMSRCKTSVRRSQPNPVYKETFAFQVALFQLSDVTLVASVYGRRGLKRKAMIGWAALGRDGSGEEERLHWRDMKDAGGAQVRRWHVLLDA from the exons ATGGGCGCCGTCTTAGCTCGGCGATCCTCTTCATCACGCGTTGGAGGAGGGAGCCGGTCGAGTTTGTCTTTCAAAGGTTGGCCCGCCGGTGGCTCCCCAAAAATCACCTTTGTCCTGTTTTGTGTGCGGCAAGTTGAGGGCTCGGgcgtggacggcggcggcggcggcggcgtccagTCTTCCTCGGACAGCGACAACCATTTGACGGAGCGCTTTGAGATTTCAGCGTCGAGCTTTGGGGGCGCGGAGCAAGCGCATTCCGGCGAGGAGTCGTCCACGCGGGAAG AGGCCGACGGGCAACGTAATCCTCTGGATAAGGCACAGGGGGCGCCACAACAACAATCTTCATTGGCCGCCACGGAAGAAAGTGCCGCCCCCTCCGCCGCGAAACCGCCGACGACGGAGGACAACTCGGAGGATCCGGAGGCAGGGTGTCGCAAAACTGCTGATGCGTGGAATCAGAATCCAAATCAG GGGCCCCGGACAACGAACGCCGCCGGCTCATCTCCCCGGCGACCCGTCTCCAAGTGCTGCGACCTGCTGGTCTCGCTGGAGTACCGAGGGGCGGCCCAGGAGCTGCTGGTCACCGTGGCGTCGGCGCGAGATCTTCCGGACAGGCGGCGCGGCGGCGCGGACGCCTGGCGGGTCCACGTGGTCCTCCTGCCCGCCAAGAAGCAACGGCGCAAGACAGTTCTCAGGAGGCCGGCCGGCGCCGAGGGAGCAGCGGCGCTGGACTTCAACCAGACCTTCGCTTTGACGCCCGTGGAGGCCTCGAGCCTGCCGGCGGCGGCTCTCAGGTTCCGCGTGTACGCCCTGGAGGGGATGGTGTCGCGGCGGCGGATGATGGGCGAGAAAGTTCTGCCTCTGACCGGCGTCGACCCGGCCGGCGGAACGGCAGACTTCCGTCTGGTCCTGGGGCCTCGCCATGACGTCGAG GGCGCGGACTCGGAACCCGGCCCGGCCGCCTCGCCGACGCAGAGCGCCGCTCCCGAGCTCCTGATGGGCCTCTCCTACACCTCCGCCACCGGCAGGATGTCGGTGGAGGTCGTCAAGGGGAGCCGCTTCGGGAACTGGGCCGCCGGCGGAGCTCCCGGTACTCGGGTCCGTCCGCCGGTCTCCACTATCCACGCCGTGTTCGTCGTCGTCCACCTCGCCTCAG ACACGTTCGCCCGACTGACGCTGCTGAACTCGGCGGGCGTGGAGATGTCGCGCTGCAAGACGTCGGTGCGGCGCTCGCAGCCCAACCCCGTGTACAAGGAGACCTTCGCCTTCCAGGTGGCGCTCTTCCAGCTGTCGGACGTCACGCTGGTGGCGTCCGTCTACGGCCGGCGCGGCCTCAAGCGCAAGGCGATGATCGGCTGGGCCGCCCTGGGCCGCGACGGCAGCGGTGAGGAGGAGCGCCTCCACTGGCGGGACATGAAGGACGCGGGCGGCGCGCAGGTGCGCCGCTGGCACGTCCTCCTCGACGCCTGA
- the syt16 gene encoding synaptotagmin-16 isoform X2: MTYARRPRPPQPWHHAPASREPETDATAGTQRKTTGRMKKDLSEEEEEEEEEDEDTSEEMSAAPNSTAPSLEVEITAEAAGFLSAVGVFIAALALLFLFVNKMLCFSKVGGAPCLERQRLSGARRSPGIRRGLVEGSGVDGGGGGGVQSSSDSDNHLTERFEISASSFGGAEQAHSGEESSTREEADGQRNPLDKAQGAPQQQSSLAATEESAAPSAAKPPTTEDNSEDPEAGCRKTADAWNQNPNQGPRTTNAAGSSPRRPVSKCCDLLVSLEYRGAAQELLVTVASARDLPDRRRGGADAWRVHVVLLPAKKQRRKTVLRRPAGAEGAAALDFNQTFALTPVEASSLPAAALRFRVYALEGMVSRRRMMGEKVLPLTGVDPAGGTADFRLVLGPRHDVEGADSEPGPAASPTQSAAPELLMGLSYTSATGRMSVEVVKGSRFGNWAAGGAPDTFARLTLLNSAGVEMSRCKTSVRRSQPNPVYKETFAFQVALFQLSDVTLVASVYGRRGLKRKAMIGWAALGRDGSGEEERLHWRDMKDAGGAQVRRWHVLLDA; the protein is encoded by the exons ATGACGTACGCGCgtcggccccgcccccctcagcCCTGGCACCACGCCCCCGCCTCACGGGAACCGGAGACGGACGCAACGGCAGGAACACAAAGAAAGACGACGGGACGGATGAAGAAGGACCtgtcggaggaggaggaggaggaggaggaggaggacgaggacacTTCAGAAGAAATGAGCGCGGCGCCAAACTCGACGGCGCCATCTTTGGAAGTTGAAA TCACAGCGGAAGCGGCGGGCTTCCTGTCGGCGGTGGGCGTCTTCATCGCGGCGCTGgcgctcctcttcctcttcgtcAACAAGATGCTCTGCTTCTCCAAAGTGGGCGGGGCTCCGTGTCTGGAGCGACAGCGGCTCTCCGGCGCGCGACGTTCGCCGGGGATCCGCCGAGGCCTCG TTGAGGGCTCGGgcgtggacggcggcggcggcggcggcgtccagTCTTCCTCGGACAGCGACAACCATTTGACGGAGCGCTTTGAGATTTCAGCGTCGAGCTTTGGGGGCGCGGAGCAAGCGCATTCCGGCGAGGAGTCGTCCACGCGGGAAG AGGCCGACGGGCAACGTAATCCTCTGGATAAGGCACAGGGGGCGCCACAACAACAATCTTCATTGGCCGCCACGGAAGAAAGTGCCGCCCCCTCCGCCGCGAAACCGCCGACGACGGAGGACAACTCGGAGGATCCGGAGGCAGGGTGTCGCAAAACTGCTGATGCGTGGAATCAGAATCCAAATCAG GGGCCCCGGACAACGAACGCCGCCGGCTCATCTCCCCGGCGACCCGTCTCCAAGTGCTGCGACCTGCTGGTCTCGCTGGAGTACCGAGGGGCGGCCCAGGAGCTGCTGGTCACCGTGGCGTCGGCGCGAGATCTTCCGGACAGGCGGCGCGGCGGCGCGGACGCCTGGCGGGTCCACGTGGTCCTCCTGCCCGCCAAGAAGCAACGGCGCAAGACAGTTCTCAGGAGGCCGGCCGGCGCCGAGGGAGCAGCGGCGCTGGACTTCAACCAGACCTTCGCTTTGACGCCCGTGGAGGCCTCGAGCCTGCCGGCGGCGGCTCTCAGGTTCCGCGTGTACGCCCTGGAGGGGATGGTGTCGCGGCGGCGGATGATGGGCGAGAAAGTTCTGCCTCTGACCGGCGTCGACCCGGCCGGCGGAACGGCAGACTTCCGTCTGGTCCTGGGGCCTCGCCATGACGTCGAG GGCGCGGACTCGGAACCCGGCCCGGCCGCCTCGCCGACGCAGAGCGCCGCTCCCGAGCTCCTGATGGGCCTCTCCTACACCTCCGCCACCGGCAGGATGTCGGTGGAGGTCGTCAAGGGGAGCCGCTTCGGGAACTGGGCCGCCGGCGGAGCTCCCG ACACGTTCGCCCGACTGACGCTGCTGAACTCGGCGGGCGTGGAGATGTCGCGCTGCAAGACGTCGGTGCGGCGCTCGCAGCCCAACCCCGTGTACAAGGAGACCTTCGCCTTCCAGGTGGCGCTCTTCCAGCTGTCGGACGTCACGCTGGTGGCGTCCGTCTACGGCCGGCGCGGCCTCAAGCGCAAGGCGATGATCGGCTGGGCCGCCCTGGGCCGCGACGGCAGCGGTGAGGAGGAGCGCCTCCACTGGCGGGACATGAAGGACGCGGGCGGCGCGCAGGTGCGCCGCTGGCACGTCCTCCTCGACGCCTGA
- the syt16 gene encoding synaptotagmin-16 isoform X1 → MTYARRPRPPQPWHHAPASREPETDATAGTQRKTTGRMKKDLSEEEEEEEEEDEDTSEEMSAAPNSTAPSLEVEITAEAAGFLSAVGVFIAALALLFLFVNKMLCFSKVGGAPCLERQRLSGARRSPGIRRGLVEGSGVDGGGGGGVQSSSDSDNHLTERFEISASSFGGAEQAHSGEESSTREEADGQRNPLDKAQGAPQQQSSLAATEESAAPSAAKPPTTEDNSEDPEAGCRKTADAWNQNPNQGPRTTNAAGSSPRRPVSKCCDLLVSLEYRGAAQELLVTVASARDLPDRRRGGADAWRVHVVLLPAKKQRRKTVLRRPAGAEGAAALDFNQTFALTPVEASSLPAAALRFRVYALEGMVSRRRMMGEKVLPLTGVDPAGGTADFRLVLGPRHDVEGADSEPGPAASPTQSAAPELLMGLSYTSATGRMSVEVVKGSRFGNWAAGGAPGTRVRPPVSTIHAVFVVVHLASDTFARLTLLNSAGVEMSRCKTSVRRSQPNPVYKETFAFQVALFQLSDVTLVASVYGRRGLKRKAMIGWAALGRDGSGEEERLHWRDMKDAGGAQVRRWHVLLDA, encoded by the exons ATGACGTACGCGCgtcggccccgcccccctcagcCCTGGCACCACGCCCCCGCCTCACGGGAACCGGAGACGGACGCAACGGCAGGAACACAAAGAAAGACGACGGGACGGATGAAGAAGGACCtgtcggaggaggaggaggaggaggaggaggaggacgaggacacTTCAGAAGAAATGAGCGCGGCGCCAAACTCGACGGCGCCATCTTTGGAAGTTGAAA TCACAGCGGAAGCGGCGGGCTTCCTGTCGGCGGTGGGCGTCTTCATCGCGGCGCTGgcgctcctcttcctcttcgtcAACAAGATGCTCTGCTTCTCCAAAGTGGGCGGGGCTCCGTGTCTGGAGCGACAGCGGCTCTCCGGCGCGCGACGTTCGCCGGGGATCCGCCGAGGCCTCG TTGAGGGCTCGGgcgtggacggcggcggcggcggcggcgtccagTCTTCCTCGGACAGCGACAACCATTTGACGGAGCGCTTTGAGATTTCAGCGTCGAGCTTTGGGGGCGCGGAGCAAGCGCATTCCGGCGAGGAGTCGTCCACGCGGGAAG AGGCCGACGGGCAACGTAATCCTCTGGATAAGGCACAGGGGGCGCCACAACAACAATCTTCATTGGCCGCCACGGAAGAAAGTGCCGCCCCCTCCGCCGCGAAACCGCCGACGACGGAGGACAACTCGGAGGATCCGGAGGCAGGGTGTCGCAAAACTGCTGATGCGTGGAATCAGAATCCAAATCAG GGGCCCCGGACAACGAACGCCGCCGGCTCATCTCCCCGGCGACCCGTCTCCAAGTGCTGCGACCTGCTGGTCTCGCTGGAGTACCGAGGGGCGGCCCAGGAGCTGCTGGTCACCGTGGCGTCGGCGCGAGATCTTCCGGACAGGCGGCGCGGCGGCGCGGACGCCTGGCGGGTCCACGTGGTCCTCCTGCCCGCCAAGAAGCAACGGCGCAAGACAGTTCTCAGGAGGCCGGCCGGCGCCGAGGGAGCAGCGGCGCTGGACTTCAACCAGACCTTCGCTTTGACGCCCGTGGAGGCCTCGAGCCTGCCGGCGGCGGCTCTCAGGTTCCGCGTGTACGCCCTGGAGGGGATGGTGTCGCGGCGGCGGATGATGGGCGAGAAAGTTCTGCCTCTGACCGGCGTCGACCCGGCCGGCGGAACGGCAGACTTCCGTCTGGTCCTGGGGCCTCGCCATGACGTCGAG GGCGCGGACTCGGAACCCGGCCCGGCCGCCTCGCCGACGCAGAGCGCCGCTCCCGAGCTCCTGATGGGCCTCTCCTACACCTCCGCCACCGGCAGGATGTCGGTGGAGGTCGTCAAGGGGAGCCGCTTCGGGAACTGGGCCGCCGGCGGAGCTCCCGGTACTCGGGTCCGTCCGCCGGTCTCCACTATCCACGCCGTGTTCGTCGTCGTCCACCTCGCCTCAG ACACGTTCGCCCGACTGACGCTGCTGAACTCGGCGGGCGTGGAGATGTCGCGCTGCAAGACGTCGGTGCGGCGCTCGCAGCCCAACCCCGTGTACAAGGAGACCTTCGCCTTCCAGGTGGCGCTCTTCCAGCTGTCGGACGTCACGCTGGTGGCGTCCGTCTACGGCCGGCGCGGCCTCAAGCGCAAGGCGATGATCGGCTGGGCCGCCCTGGGCCGCGACGGCAGCGGTGAGGAGGAGCGCCTCCACTGGCGGGACATGAAGGACGCGGGCGGCGCGCAGGTGCGCCGCTGGCACGTCCTCCTCGACGCCTGA
- the syt16 gene encoding synaptotagmin-16 isoform X4, whose product MTYARRPRPPQPWHHAPASREPETDATAGTQRKTTGRMKKDLSEEEEEEEEEDEDTSEEMSAAPNSTAPSLEVEITAEAAGFLSAVGVFIAALALLFLFVNKMLCFSKVGGAPCLERQRLSGARRSPGIRRGLVEGSGVDGGGGGGVQSSSDSDNHLTERFEISASSFGGAEQAHSGEESSTREEADGQRNPLDKAQGAPQQQSSLAATEESAAPSAAKPPTTEDNSEDPEAGCRKTADAWNQNPNQGPRTTNAAGSSPRRPVSKCCDLLVSLEYRGAAQELLVTVASARDLPDRRRGGADAWRVHVVLLPAKKQRRKTVLRRPAGAEGAAALDFNQTFALTPVEASSLPAAALRFRVYALEGMVSRRRMMGEKVLPLTGVDPAGGTADFRLVLGPRHDVEGADSEPGPAASPTQSAAPELLMGLSYTSATGRMSVEVVKGSRFGNWAAGGAPGTRTRSPD is encoded by the exons ATGACGTACGCGCgtcggccccgcccccctcagcCCTGGCACCACGCCCCCGCCTCACGGGAACCGGAGACGGACGCAACGGCAGGAACACAAAGAAAGACGACGGGACGGATGAAGAAGGACCtgtcggaggaggaggaggaggaggaggaggaggacgaggacacTTCAGAAGAAATGAGCGCGGCGCCAAACTCGACGGCGCCATCTTTGGAAGTTGAAA TCACAGCGGAAGCGGCGGGCTTCCTGTCGGCGGTGGGCGTCTTCATCGCGGCGCTGgcgctcctcttcctcttcgtcAACAAGATGCTCTGCTTCTCCAAAGTGGGCGGGGCTCCGTGTCTGGAGCGACAGCGGCTCTCCGGCGCGCGACGTTCGCCGGGGATCCGCCGAGGCCTCG TTGAGGGCTCGGgcgtggacggcggcggcggcggcggcgtccagTCTTCCTCGGACAGCGACAACCATTTGACGGAGCGCTTTGAGATTTCAGCGTCGAGCTTTGGGGGCGCGGAGCAAGCGCATTCCGGCGAGGAGTCGTCCACGCGGGAAG AGGCCGACGGGCAACGTAATCCTCTGGATAAGGCACAGGGGGCGCCACAACAACAATCTTCATTGGCCGCCACGGAAGAAAGTGCCGCCCCCTCCGCCGCGAAACCGCCGACGACGGAGGACAACTCGGAGGATCCGGAGGCAGGGTGTCGCAAAACTGCTGATGCGTGGAATCAGAATCCAAATCAG GGGCCCCGGACAACGAACGCCGCCGGCTCATCTCCCCGGCGACCCGTCTCCAAGTGCTGCGACCTGCTGGTCTCGCTGGAGTACCGAGGGGCGGCCCAGGAGCTGCTGGTCACCGTGGCGTCGGCGCGAGATCTTCCGGACAGGCGGCGCGGCGGCGCGGACGCCTGGCGGGTCCACGTGGTCCTCCTGCCCGCCAAGAAGCAACGGCGCAAGACAGTTCTCAGGAGGCCGGCCGGCGCCGAGGGAGCAGCGGCGCTGGACTTCAACCAGACCTTCGCTTTGACGCCCGTGGAGGCCTCGAGCCTGCCGGCGGCGGCTCTCAGGTTCCGCGTGTACGCCCTGGAGGGGATGGTGTCGCGGCGGCGGATGATGGGCGAGAAAGTTCTGCCTCTGACCGGCGTCGACCCGGCCGGCGGAACGGCAGACTTCCGTCTGGTCCTGGGGCCTCGCCATGACGTCGAG GGCGCGGACTCGGAACCCGGCCCGGCCGCCTCGCCGACGCAGAGCGCCGCTCCCGAGCTCCTGATGGGCCTCTCCTACACCTCCGCCACCGGCAGGATGTCGGTGGAGGTCGTCAAGGGGAGCCGCTTCGGGAACTGGGCCGCCGGCGGAGCTCCCGGTACTCGG ACACGTTCGCCCGACTGA
- the yipf6 gene encoding protein YIPF6, with protein sequence MSSAPADTSRPFAGLPSVSVPEDIPVEGDISVPVADSASSSSSFGGGRGDDDELSTLDEPVKETILRDLRAVGKKFVHVLYPKRSSELLRDWDLWGPLLLCVTLALLLQGGAAQSGDQGGPQFAEVFVIVWFGSIIITLNSKLLGGTISFFQSLCVLGYCILPLTAAMVVCRLVLLGAAGAVSFAVRLAVVAASFGWSTFASTAFLAGSQPPKRKGLVVYPVFLFYFVISWMILTFSPEQ encoded by the exons ATGTCGTCGGCCCCGGCGGACACCAGCCGCCCGTTCGCCGGCCTGCCGTCGGTGTCGGTGCCGGAGGACATCCCAGTTGAGGGCGACATCTCCGTCCCCGTAGCGGActcggcctcctcctcctcctccttcggcGGCGGgcgcggcgacgacgacgagctGTCGACGCTGGACGAGCCGGTGAAAGAGACCATCCTCAGGGACCTGCGCGCCGTCGGCAAGAAGTTCGTGCACGTCCTGTACCCCAAGCGGAGTTCGGAGCTGCTGCGGGACTGGGACCTGTGGGGCCCGCTGCTGCTCTGCGTCACCCTGGCGCTGCTCCTGCAGGGCGGCGCCGCCCAGTCCGGGGACCAGGGGGGTCCGCAGTTCGCAGAG GTGTTTGTCATCGTGTGGTTCGGCTCCATCATCATCACGCTCAACTCCAAGCTCCTGGGCGGCACCATCTCCTTCTTCCAGAGTCTGTGCGTGCTGGGCTACTGCATCCTGCCGCTGACGGCGGCCATGGTGGTGTGCCGCCTGGTCCTGCTGGGCGCCGCGGGCGCGGTCAGCTTCGCCGTGCGCCTGGCCGTCGTGGCGGCGTCCTTCGGCTGGTCCACCTTCGCCTCCACCGCCTTCCTGGCCGGCAGCCAGCCCCCCAAGCGCAAGGGTCTGGTGGTCTACCCCGTCTTCCTCTTCTACTTTGTCATCAGTTGGATGATCCTGACGTTCTCGCCGGagcagtag
- the snapc1b gene encoding snRNA-activating protein complex subunit 1b, which yields MNSSRRWKQEVRSDCEELLARFQRTDCVRFETFSKIWREMNFGRIFFGTAGHQKRAFSRLALDVAFVYFLPPFSFQIRVGGLYLLYGLYHCQTASPRAGIGVALKDWTDVLSFEKDAREARHLDAIFVLRQLRFQKAFRFSATPLALTFERRPKEVRSQLGNKFVARACGPQELLDRDALEELSNVHELYKQLKSSVRSPAQRERLGLDVTRDDLPALLRGHVVDFHSWQKTERQEASDGDEDVAEGTSTREESVHRAQLLSSIKSKAYGQAAQVCKSRRHREVGVDSSGPAPQKGRSASRKISLKARTHEKVRIAGEMWKEATTSTSINCLTAMERGPQAKKEERS from the exons ATGAATTCGAGCCGCCGGTGGAAGCAAGAAGTTCGCTCGGACTGCGAGGAGCTGCTCGCTCGCTTCCAACGAACCGACTGCGTCCGCTTTGAGACGTTCTCCAAAATATGGAGAGAAATGAACTTCGGACGAATATTTTT CGGCACGGCGGGCCACCAGAAGCGGGCGTTCAGCCGTCTGGCCTTGGACGTGGCCTTCGTCTACTTCCTGCCCCCGTTCAGCTTCCAGATCCGAGTCGGAGGACTTTACCTGCTCTACGGTCTCTACCACTGCCAGACGGCCTCGCCGCGCGCGGGG ATCGGCGTGGCGCTGAAGGACTGGACCGACGTGCTGAGTTTCGAGAAGGACGCGCGGGAAGCCCGGCACCTGGACGCCATCTTCGTCCTCCGCCAGCTGCGCTTCCAAAAGGCCTTCCGCTTCAGCGCCACGCCCCTAGCG CTGACGTTCGAGCGGCGCCCCAAGGAAGTTCGTTCTCAGCTGGGCAACAAATTTGTGGCCAGGGCCTGCGGCCCCCAGGAGCTCCTCGACCGAGACGCCTTGGAG GAGCTGTCCAACGTCCACGAGCTTTACAAGCAGCTCAAGTCGAGCGTCCGGTCGCCGGCGCAGCGGGAGCGGCTGGGCCTGGACGTGACCCGCGACGACTTGCCGGCGCTGCTGCGAGGGCACGTGGTCGACTTCCACAGCTGGCAGAAGACGGAGCGGCAG GAAGCGAGCGACGGCGACGAGGACGTCGCCGAGGGAACGTCGACGAGAGAGGAG AGCGTCCACAGAGCTCAACTCCTGTCGTCCATCAAGTCCAAAGCCTACGGACAAGCGGCCCAG GTCTGCAAGTCTCGCCGCCATCGGGAGGTGGGAGTGGACTCGTCTGGCCCCGCCCCCCAGAAAGGACGCAGCGCTTCCAGGAAAATTTCGCTGAAAGCCAGAACCCACGAGAAGGTCCGGATCGCAG GTGAAATGTGGAAAGAAGCCACCACGTCCACGAGCATCAATTGTCTGACCGCCATGGAGCGCGGCCCTCAAG caaagaaagaagaaagatcGTGA